The segment ACTTCGCACCCTGGACGTAGTTGTCCAGGCCAGCGGTGGGCACGTAACTCGCGATACTCTTGATGCCAATCATTCTGGCTTCCCAATGAAAACAGCCAAAGACCACCACTCGATCGATTGAGGGCGCCAAAAACCGGAGCGTCACCGCCTGGGGAGGGGATAAAGCAGAGCCTGCCTGCGCACCGGTAACAAAATGCTGCAACAGCTGCTGCATAGAATACAGGGAAGATGACCGTTTTGACTCATTGGTCACATTGAAATGCAACGAAAGTCAGGGACAGGCGGCCAGCACGTCCCATATCAGGACATGGCCAATGGGTCATGTGGGCGGACACGGCGCACTCACTAAAAGCGCTGGGAACGCTTGGCCATAAGTGCTACGACACGGTTGAGCGCGCCCCAGCAGGACCCTCATGCCCTGCTGGTGATGCGCTCGTCAGCTCAAAGTTTGTTGAACAGGCTCAGTTGCGAGATGCGCGAGAATGCCAGCTGAGAAGCCTCCAACATGGCCTGCTGCAAGGTCAGGGTAATGGCCGCCTGCGACATGTCGGTATTGCCGATGGCGTTCTGCGTGGTCTTGTTGGCGACCCCCAGGCTGGTATTTTCCTGTCGCTGAATTTCCAGCGAGTTCCCGCGTGCGCCGATCGAACCGCGAGTGATATCCACCTGCTCACGAGCACTGCCCAGGTTTGCCAGCGCCGACGCCACTGCATCCTTCAGCCCGTTGGCAACGGCAGCCCCAGTGACCGGCGTATCGAGCGCAGCGCGCAACTGACTGATTGTCTCCAGCACGTTCTGATTCTGATGATTATTGGCTGTCACCGCGAACTGGTCACCGGCTTCAGGGGAACCGTTGACCTGGTAGGTCACCCCGGCAACCGTCAGAGACGGTGCCGTGAACGTACCTGTCGCTACCGGCTTGCTGTCGGCAGTCAGCGGCTGCGCGTAGAACTCATAGCTGCCAGGCCCCGTGAATTTGATCACTGCGCCGTTGCTTGGAAATGTACTGCGATATGCCTCGGGATCACTCACGGTACTGCCGGTGACTTGTGCGGTGGAGGGGTTGCCTGCACCGCGGGTCGTGGTAAATGAATCCGGACGGGTTGCCAGGGAAAACTCGCGCCCACCCACCGCCGCATCAGCATCGGCGCCCTCCTCCAACGTGACGGTGATCTCGAACTCCACACCGCGCAAGGCAATGCGGTTGGCCCCTTCGGTCTGGCGGTCGAAGTGACCATTGGTCGGGGTTTCGGACGTGATGTCGTTACCGTTGGCATCGGTGATCATGTACTGGGTGGCGCTGGTAAACGTGAGCTTGTAGGGCTGGCCTGCGGTAAAGCTTTCGTTGTAGGTATTGCTCGATTTAAGCAACCCAGGCGAAACACCCACCACACCATCATCGACGGCAGGTACCAGCAGGTTCGATTCGGTGCGGCTCTTGTTCTTGGCCGAATCGAAAATGCTGAACCCGGTGTCGTTGGTCGCCAGGTTCAACGTATCCGAAACCTGCAGGCTCAACTGGGTCTGGTCGCCATGGTAGCTGTAGGTCCCATCGGAATTACGCACATACGGCGGCGTGGTGCTCTTGGAACCGCCGAACATGTAGTCGCCGTTGGCATCGCGGGAATTGAGCAAGCCGAAGATGTTGGCCTCGATCTCTTTGAGCTCGGTGCTGATCGATACCCGGTCGGCATCGGTCACGCCCGCACCACCGGCGCGGATCGCCAGTTCGCTGGCACGCTGCATGGCATCGTTGATGGTGGCGAGCACGCTCTCCTCCTGCAGCAAGGCGTTGCTCACAGTGTTGATATTGCCGCTGTACTGGTCCAGCAGCGACTGCTGCTGTTGCAGCAGCAGCAGGCGTGCCGCCCCGACAGGGTCGTCGGCGGCGGTCTGGATACGCACGCCGGAGGTGACCTGATCGTTGGTCTTGTTCATGGCGGAGAAGTTCTTCGAGTAGCTGTTGGCGCTGGATTCGTAGAACTGGGCAGTGGAAATACGCACGGTCGCTTCTCCTTACAAGGCGTTGATCAGGGTGCTGAAGGTTTCTTGCGCCGCCTTGATGATCTGCGACGACGCCGTGTAATAGTGTTGGAACTTGACCAGGTTGGCCGCCTCGTCATCGAGGTTGACACCGGACACAGCGCTGCGGCTCTCACTGGCCGACTTGAGCACGGCCTGGGTCGCCGTGGTATCGATGGTGGCCTGGCTGGCCTTGGCACCCACCCGCTCGACCAGGGAGGCATAGGCGGAGGTAAAGCTGGTGCCACCACCAGAACCGGTGTTCACCGTGGATTTGGTCTGCAAGCCCAGCAGCGCGGTGGCATTGCGGTTATCCGCCTTGCCATCGACATTGAACGACAAGGTAAAGCTGTCGTTGGTCGCCGGGCTGCCGCCGATGGTGGTTTCCAGCGCAAAAGTGCGCGGATTGCCGCTGGGGTCGAGAATCGGGTTGCCCGATGCGTCACGCATCGGTATCGACAGCGACAGCTTATTGTCCTGCCCTGGCACCACGGTCCCGGTGCCGATCTGCGCACCCTTGGCATCGAACAGCTTGTAGCCCTGGGACCCACCGTTGGCTGCGTCGAATACCACGCGCACCGGCATGGCGTCCTTGATCGCCTGCTGCGTCAGGGCCGTGTCGGCTCCGCCATAGATATCCAGCGCTTCTCCGAGGTTAGGTTGGGTGATAGTGCCGGTGCCGCTGTTGCCGCTGCCAACGGCAGCGCTCACAGGGCCGGCGAACGCCAGCTTGTTGGCATCGGTGAGGACTGTGGTAATACCGGAGGCGGCCGAGCGGGTAGGAATCACCTTGAAGCTGTCGCCGGCGGCCAGCGCACCCCCCTTAAGGGACAGGCTAAAGCCATCGATGACCGGCGCAGGGTCGGCATTGAGGTCGAACGAGCCCATGTCGGTGCCGTCGGAGCGGCGCACACTGTACTGATTGCCGCTGGTGAACTTCACTTCGTAGTCGTAGGTGCTCAGGGCGCCGCTGTTGGCAATGGTGACATCGAGGTTGCCCGAGCCTGCGCTGTTGTTCGACGAGGCCAGGCTGCGCTGGGCGATGGCACTGGCGCTGTTGATGCTGGAGAACAGCGAGCTGCCGAACTGCCCGTTGGCGTCCAGGCCCTGGCCCAGCTGGCTGTTGATGCTGTCGGCGACGACCAGCGCCACGCGGCCCAACTCGTTCATCGAAGGCGTCAGCACGTCCTGGCGGTAGCGCAGCAGGCCGCCGATGGTGCCGCCGGTGGCCACCGAGGTCACGTCCGAGCTGAACGACTCGTAGTTGATGCGCAAGGTCGCCTGGCTTTTGTCGGCCACCCCCGGCTGAACCGACAACAGGTTGGCCCTGTTGCCGGTCACCAGCGACTGGCCGCTGCCCAGGATCACGTCGTAGTTGCCTTCACGCTCCTGAACGGTCACGCCCACCAGTTCGTTCAACTGGCGCACGGCTTCGCTGCGGGCATCGAGCAGGTTGTTGGGCGTGCTGCCGGTGCCGCTGGCGGCCACGATCTGCTTGTTGTACTCGGCGATGCTGGTGGTGAGCTTGTTGACCTGCCCCGCCAAGGTATCGAGCTGGGAGTTGATCACATCGTTCTGCTGGGTCAGTTGAGTGCTGACGGCGTTGAAACGGTTGCTCAAGGTCTGCGCCTGGGTCAGCAGCAATTGCCGCGAAGCCACATCGCCCGGTTTGGCTGCCGCCGTCTGCAGGGCCGAAAAGAAGGCCGTGAGCACCGAGCTGATGCCGGTGTCCCGGTCAGCGAGCAACTTGTCGATGCCAGTGATCTGGTCCTGGAATGCCGTGGAATCGGCTTGCAGGGACGTCGCCGTCTGCAACTGATTGTCAAGATAAGCACTGTAGATACGGCGCACGTCTGCCAGCGTGGTCCCACTGCCCAGAAAACCTGCGCCCATGTACTGCGAGGCGCCGGCCACTTGCATGGCCTGCTGGCGCGAATAGCCGCTGGTGGCGGCGTTGGCGATGTTGTTACTGGTGACCGACAGGTGCGCCTGGCTGGCACTCAAGCCACTCAGGCCGATCGAAATCAGGCTCGACATGATTTAGTCCTTTCAAAGGTTCGTGGTGCTGCCAGCCATGGCGTATTGCGGTGTCTTCTGCATTTGCTGGGCGATGCTGATGATTTTCTTCGCATAGCCCGGGTCGGTCGCGTAACCGGCCTTTTGCAACTCGCGTGCAAACTGCTCAGGGTTATCGGCCGACTTGACCGCTTCTTGATAGCGCGAATTGTTCTGCAACAGGCTCACCAGGTCGTGGAAGCTGTCCTGGTAGGAGTCGTAGCTGCGGAACTGGGCGGTTTCCTTGACGAACTGGCCGTCGCGGAATTCGCTGGTGATGGCCCTGGCCTGCTCGCCCTGCCAGTTGCCGGTGGCCTTGATGCCGAACAGGTTGTGGCTGCTGCTGCCGTCGCTGTTGCGCATGACC is part of the Pseudomonas parafulva genome and harbors:
- a CDS encoding flagellar hook-associated protein 3 → MRISTAQFYESSANSYSKNFSAMNKTNDQVTSGVRIQTAADDPVGAARLLLLQQQQSLLDQYSGNINTVSNALLQEESVLATINDAMQRASELAIRAGGAGVTDADRVSISTELKEIEANIFGLLNSRDANGDYMFGGSKSTTPPYVRNSDGTYSYHGDQTQLSLQVSDTLNLATNDTGFSIFDSAKNKSRTESNLLVPAVDDGVVGVSPGLLKSSNTYNESFTAGQPYKLTFTSATQYMITDANGNDITSETPTNGHFDRQTEGANRIALRGVEFEITVTLEEGADADAAVGGREFSLATRPDSFTTTRGAGNPSTAQVTGSTVSDPEAYRSTFPSNGAVIKFTGPGSYEFYAQPLTADSKPVATGTFTAPSLTVAGVTYQVNGSPEAGDQFAVTANNHQNQNVLETISQLRAALDTPVTGAAVANGLKDAVASALANLGSAREQVDITRGSIGARGNSLEIQRQENTSLGVANKTTQNAIGNTDMSQAAITLTLQQAMLEASQLAFSRISQLSLFNKL
- the flgK gene encoding flagellar hook-associated protein FlgK, encoding MSSLISIGLSGLSASQAHLSVTSNNIANAATSGYSRQQAMQVAGASQYMGAGFLGSGTTLADVRRIYSAYLDNQLQTATSLQADSTAFQDQITGIDKLLADRDTGISSVLTAFFSALQTAAAKPGDVASRQLLLTQAQTLSNRFNAVSTQLTQQNDVINSQLDTLAGQVNKLTTSIAEYNKQIVAASGTGSTPNNLLDARSEAVRQLNELVGVTVQEREGNYDVILGSGQSLVTGNRANLLSVQPGVADKSQATLRINYESFSSDVTSVATGGTIGGLLRYRQDVLTPSMNELGRVALVVADSINSQLGQGLDANGQFGSSLFSSINSASAIAQRSLASSNNSAGSGNLDVTIANSGALSTYDYEVKFTSGNQYSVRRSDGTDMGSFDLNADPAPVIDGFSLSLKGGALAAGDSFKVIPTRSAASGITTVLTDANKLAFAGPVSAAVGSGNSGTGTITQPNLGEALDIYGGADTALTQQAIKDAMPVRVVFDAANGGSQGYKLFDAKGAQIGTGTVVPGQDNKLSLSIPMRDASGNPILDPSGNPRTFALETTIGGSPATNDSFTLSFNVDGKADNRNATALLGLQTKSTVNTGSGGGTSFTSAYASLVERVGAKASQATIDTTATQAVLKSASESRSAVSGVNLDDEAANLVKFQHYYTASSQIIKAAQETFSTLINAL